GCACTTAACATAACATTAACTTGCAAAAGGAATTTCTTAATTAATCTTGAAAGTCTTAAAGTATAAAGTAACCTTTTACATTAAGTAAGCTATCTCCATTTGTATACTGCATAtgttcagcacacacacacacatgtaccataTATGATTTCCATGATTAATAACTTTTGCAGGAAATAAATTGCTGTTATTACCGTTGCAAAGCAAATGGATTAGTAGAATTATAAGAATTAGGCTaaacattctgcattcaaatcttgTCTAGTTTTGCTTTTATCAATCATCTTTTCATGgaagacaaaataaagtaccattgaaGAACTGGTGCCCATATAATTGAATGTACTTCTCCCTTGAATTTCAGACCTTGTTTCTATGTTAGAAATATTTAAggttagtgatttggcaaaatcTTCAGAGCATTTGTGATAATGTCTTGCAGTATATATTCTGAGTTTTAAatcctaccaaggttgactttgccttttatccttgtgggctcaatagaataagtaccagttgaacactggcattgatgtaatcaacttagccccccccccccaaaaaaaaaattgctggccatgtggcaaagtttgaaacttgttgttgttattgatatcattaaagtggcgagctggcagaattgttaatgcaccagacaaaatgcttagcgacatttcgtctgtctttacattctgagttcaaattctgctgaggtcaactttgaggCTGAGTTCTTTTCAGgtgttaggcctcatggaggcaaagtgtcTGAGTTCCTTTCGggtattgggcctcatggaggcaaagtgtcTGAGTTCCTTTCAggcattgggcctcatgaagacaaagtggttgagttcctttcacagaggcaatgaccaatacctttgacattatgttgtgcttgagaagaagacccatcaagctgagcaaaatctcagtcgtggcagataccggtgtcatgcaaatggcacccatgccagtggcatgtaaaagcactcattacactcttggagtggttattgttaggaagggcatccaactgtagaaaaccatgccaaatcacactggattctggtgcagccttccagcttaccagccttggttaaaccatccaacccatgccagcatggacaatggatgttaaatgatgatgaggatgttatTATTTCTACATGTAAGACAGTGAGCAGGCAATATAGTTggcacactggataaaatgcttagcagatttTGTCTGGTTtttggttctgtgttcaaattcttctgaggctAACTTcgtcttccatccttttggggtcaatgaaataagtaccagttgagtactgggatcaatgtaatcaactagccccttcctcccaaatttcaggccttctatctcatagaaaggattatttcttcATGTAAGGCAGCAATCTGGCAACATCATTATTCTTGGAAAAATACTTCTTAATATTTGTTTTgactccttatgttctgagttcgaatcctactaaagtcaaccttacctttcatcctgaagTTGATAaggtaaagtaccagtcacatactgtgTTCAATGGCATTAATCAACcgtctcccttcaaaattgttggctgTGTGCCTAAACCAGAAGTCATCATTATTTcttcatgttcatatatacaatgTAGTTATTGTTGGTAAAATGGAAGTAATCTTTCTCTTCAGTAGGTTTTTAAGACTGCAATTAGAATGTAGTTTACTTAGAATATTATCTGTGTCAAGAAATATAGATATGATGCATGTCTATTTGTCAGTTAGAATGGAAGCATTTTAGGAACTCAGCCAAATGTTGTTATTACTCTTCTCTTCATTTCCTTTCCTCATATTTTTTTAGATCCCTTATCTTAGTTCTGAATACTTATTAATCTGTTTGAATTCCCTGTTAGTTAAAAATTGTGGTCTGCAAACgtaattaatgttaattaatgttttttttctttcttttttcttagtcATCAactgtaaggaaaaaaaaaatatttatgtagatagTCATCGCACCTTCTGAGTTATAAGATGTAGCCTATTCGGATGTTCAAGTGACATAGAACTTTTGCTTGGTTTCTTTTCAAGTAGCAGTCAGagactggaattgatgtaatcagtTGTACCCTCTCTAAATTAGGCTGCCTTGTATGCCAAACTTGGAAATTATTAttagcgagcttgcagaatcgttacttcatctgacaaaatgcttagtggcatttcatctggctCTTTACActgtgtgttcaaattctgcctaagtcagctttgtcttttatccctctagagtcaataaaatcaagacatgctcaactggttaaggtcaaacaactgacaagcaaagctgtgatattgagcagaatatttgctgtagcccatcttttataccaagacaaaacaaggtacatggtaacactttcaatcagttaagatcagaagctatgagagtcactgtctggtactgcatcagggcacttatcgtcatcgtcatcgtcgccccccctcccccccacatgctctctctctcagtgGGCTTCCTCAaagttttgtctaccaaattcacccacaagacaTTGGtgggcctgaggttatagtagaggacactttccgaaggtgccacacaatggaactgaacctgaaaccacatgtggtttcaaagcaaacttcttaaccacacagccatgcctgaaccaATGTTCGAAACAActattgttattaaaaaaaatatatatatatatatttatctgttctatttatttatctgtttttcttatttgtattcTTTGACAGATTGCCACTTCATGCAGATGCACACCAGCCCagcaagagaaggaaaaagaacttTGCCAATCTTAGCCAATGTTATGTTTTGGAAAATTAAGACGGAGTCACATTTggaaattctttttaatttgccTTGTCGTGACACTTGGGATTTCCTTCTGCTTAAACCTTAGTCCTCTCCAGGATGGATACCACGACTGTCCATGTAATCCATCCCCAtatggaaatgaaaacaaaaataccatTAGGAATTTTTccaagcaaactgcttaccataAACTGGCCATTATTGTTCCATTTCGGGACCGGTTTGAGGAATTATTGGACTTTGTTCCCTATATGGGTCACTACCTGAACTTGCAGAAAGTCAATCATAAGATATTTGTTATTAACCAAGTAGACAACTTCAGGTAAGACATgcttatgtcattattcagttttatttcaagatttcttgccaatagagaaagaaccggtttctaacctagatccaagtctccttcattggaatctcaGCAACAtcgacagggtatttttgcatgtatttgtgtatatgtatagtatttggagtcagtgcatatacagatttgtttgtctgtctgtctgtctgaacgAATGACTTGGAACTGCATTTGGTAGTGGGGCTCTGGTTTGAGAGTTacagggttttgaggagtgtggaactaTCTCTTAGCCACTGTTGTTCATTGTTCTACTTTGGCCTGGAGTAGCAGCACCTGACAGGGGTCTGCTGAGGGTTAACAAGCATATAACATTCCATCTGAGTGCAGGGATGCAGGAATTTCCTTGGTTAACATCAGGGCATGCAATAAAACTAATGGAAGTGAGGGACCCCTAGCTGTTGTCACAGCAATCTTCTAGAAAAGGGACACTCTGACATAAAACCTGCAGTTTCACATGATTACTGGTCATCTTGTTTCAGCCTGTCACTAGGTACTAATCGCAGAGGCTCACAGAAAATGGTACATATGTTGTACAAGCGTTAGTCATCATATGTACAGATGTCCCTTTGTGGTGACCTTGTTTGTCATCTCATCTACTGAAAGTCCTACGGTAACAGAACAGTGGTGGTGTGTGCAGACTTTACCTGTTGGAACTGCACAGTTAGTTACAACTTTCATCTGTCACCTAGGCTTGAAACCATACAGATCTGCAATGAGACTGAGTAGTCATCTGAGAGATCATGGATGAAAAatcagaaatgccattgacaaaGAGGAAGCACAAGGAGACGGCAGTCATCAGTGAAGATGGAACAATCACcacgtgtgtatgggtgtgtttatgaatgtgtgtgttgaatCATTTGTTTTACATCCGTTTATCTATGCAGGTATGTGTTTGGCAGATATTTATATGAGGCAATATTTTAAGGTTGGATGCTCCTCTTGTTGTTAACGCTTACCTGTTTTTCAATCCAGGTAGTTTTATTCCACTATACTTCGATAGTACCGGGCTAGTGGGTGTTTTGTTcacaaagaatataaacatggCATCACTGCTTATTTGCTCAGATGGTTTCAtgcaaagaagaagaaatgatgatatttacacatacatatgcgcgcgcgcgcacgcacacagagacacacacacacacacacacggcaaacAACTATACAGCCCCATTTAATAATTCCACTCataaggcgtgtgtgtgtgtgtgtgagagcactCCTGTCTTGAaatcatatgatggttgtaagCAAGCATCACTATCATGCAGGCAGTGTCCCCTGTTAcaagtctttcatgaaaacatgtctgggcttggagaaatattaccttatatggaaacaggtgagatgcccttcctgtagccAACAGGAAGGGCGTCccgccatagaaaatctgtctcaacataTTCTGTCCAACcctaaaatgatgatatataatcacATACTGAGTGTTTagcttactctttactcttttactcttttacttgtttcagtcttttgactgtggccatgttggagcaccgcctttagtcgagcaaatcgaccccaggacttattctttagaagcctagtacttattctattggtcaattttgccgaaccgctaagttacggggacataaatacaccagcatcggttgtcaagcgatgttggggggacaaacacagacacacaaacacatacacacatgcatatatatatatacatatctacgatgggcttctttcagtttccgtctaccaaatccactcacaaggctttggtcggcccgaggctatagtagaagacacttgcccaagatgccacgcagtgggactgaacccgggaccatgtggttggtaagcaagctacttaccacacagccgttttttttctgtgttaaaaTTCTGTATTTCACTCTTCACTTTATCTACTTCACTTATCCAGGTTCAACCGTGCAGCGCTGATTAATGTGGGTTACTTAGAATCAAAGAGTGAGTGTGACTATCTGGCTATGCACGATGTTGATCTGTTGCCTCTCAACCCTAACCTCAGTTATGCTTACCCATCGAAAGGACCTTTCCATGTTGCCGCACCTAATTTACATCCACGTTACCATTATCCAAAGTTTGTTGGAGGCATCCTCCTATTGACTTGTGATGATTTCCAGAAGGTAAGAGCTgatttttccccccttttctttgttactttgtttctttgtttctttgtttctttctctctttctctctttatctctttcttccttccttccttccttccttccttccttccttcctttctttctttctttctttctttcttttattattaaattatttgtaCTTGTGCCActcaaaaagcattggtgctagcaccacttaaaaagcactggtgcttgtACTACTTAAACAGCACTGGTGCTTGTGCctcttaaaaagcatccagtacactatgtggagtggttggtattcggaagggcacccagccatagaagtCATGCTAGAACAGATAATGGACCATGGTATGGCCCCTGGCCTTacaagctcctgtcaaactgttcagtccatgccagcttggaaaatagatgttaaaggaAGACAATGATGTCCTCTAAGTTAGTCCTTCTTCATGGAAGGTCAATTAAATTCTTCATAGATAAACTGTTGTTGAAACAATACATGCAgacttggttgtgtggttaagaagttcaatttGTAGTCTTTGTTTTAGGTTTGCTTACACAGTTGAGTGTTTTATACCATACCTATATGAGGGCATGTGACTCAGTGGTTAATGTATTCagttcatgattgtaaggttgtaagTTCAGTTCCTGGTATcacgttgtgtccttgtgcaagacaTTTAAtgtcatgttgctccaattcgctcagctggcaaaaatgtgtagtacctatatttcaaagggccagccttgtcatactctgtgtcaagccgaatctccttgagaactatgttaagggtatgtgtgtctgtggagtgttcagccacttgtacgttaatttcatgagtaggtagttctgttgatcggatcaagtggtaccctcgtcgtcataaccaacCGAGTGCCAGCTTCATCTCAAGGAAGCACCACTACACTACACCCCAACTAAACAATGAATGACACTCAACTACAGCTTTTACAGCCACTCTAAATGCTAAGTCTCACTATCACTGACGATCTCCTCTGGTGAAAACATATCCTTAGCATTGTTATAACAGGATTACAAAGATTGGCTTTTCTCTTCagatcagaaaatatttcagcctcTAACAGTTGCTGATATTCTACAAGGCTTAAGTGAACTCCATAATGAAGTATTGCTCCTACATCTGTGACGCTATCCCCCACgccacagagagagaaagagagagagagaatcaaagagTTATGACcctactgttttattttattcgttttccTTTgccaaatatatagatatgaaattgTTCAAATAAATTTCATTAGCTTCCTGGTAGTATTGTTTTTGATATAGAAAATTTAAGATATAACAAATTTTGATATTGGTGTTTGAATATGATTTttgaacattaaataaatatttaatcccATTTGTATTTGAACATGAAATCTGTGATAGTATTTGGTTTGTTATATATTCTATGTCCcctaatttgttttaaataagcTCTTATTCTAAAaaagtactttttaaaaaatattttaatatcttaaaaaaaaatttagcttATATGACAACTGATCTAATGCAAGGGACACTATTTCACGATATTTCTCATGAGTTATCTCCCTGATAAACTTTTTTTTGTCAAAtcattatatttctgtaattttaaaaGGTAAAAGTTTAAACCAGGAATATTGTTATTCTGCTATTGAAGATTTCTGAATAGATTTGTCCTCACGATAGTCTACTTCTTAGCCAATGTAAGCTCATTAATTAAGTTTTAATTTCCGAGGATGTACAATAGATTACTCCATACATAGTTAATatggttttaaaaatttcttGGCTTATTTTCCACTAATGTCTACACTGTATGCTAAGTGGCTTATTTGTTAAGCTATCActattttgtcaatattttgtttcattctagACTCGTGGTTTGTCCAACAGATATTGGGGCTGGGGACAAGAAGACGATGAGTTCTATGTTAGGATGAGAAAAGCTGGATTAAATGTAAGttgaatttaaaaatttttgcttgtttctttttaaaacatattttattgtatatcattTTCTGCATGAGTATTCAACTCATTGGTTAGCGTATTAACTGAGTATTGAAATAGtatttacaataacaaaaaaaaaaagggtagagaaccccctttggtcatgagtGACTAGTAttccacctagaaagttatcctctgaggcacaagtctggacaaagttgtttctggaagaccaacagtcgcccatatATACCaaccttccctctccatgccattgatgttatccaaagaagcggcaaaagccgatacaacttagcaccagtgatgttgcaactcatttctacagctgagtgaactggagcaatgtgaaatagaattccttgctcaagaacacaacacacagcccagtctgggaattgaataTTTAGATTTTAACTTCTTTTAATCCATtatctgagagtgtagctgctagaataagaatagcctaggcaaagttcagagagctcctacctctgcagGTGAcaaagtaaaaggtagactgtattaCACATGTGTACGAACTGCCATGtatatggcagtaaaacatgggccatgactgctgaggacatgcgtaaactTGCAAAggatgaagctagtatgatctgctggatgtgtaatgtcagtgtgcatacacaacagtgtaagcaccctgagagaaaagtaggatttaagaagcatcagatgtggtgtgcaagagagacaactgcgctggtatgctcatgtgttgtgaatggatgaggacagctgtgtgaaaaagtgtcacactctagcagtagagggaacttgtggaagaggtaaacccaggaagacctgggatgaggtagtaaAGCACGACcatcgaacattgggcctcaagGAGGCGATGACAAGTAACCAAGACTTTTAGagttatgctgtgcttgagaagacccgacaagccaagtgtaactgtaactgtggcctatgccagtgcagcataactgacCCACTTGAGAGTACTCTTCAATCATTGAGCAGTAAactgcacttgcgaagacctgttgagtcaagtgaagtcattgtcgtggccgatgccagtaccgcctgattggcttccgtgccggtggtatgtaaaagcaccattcgagcgtggtttataccagtgctggctgactggtcccgtgccagtggcatgtaaaaagcaccattcgagcatgatcgttgccagtgctgcctgactgactcctgtgccggtggtacataaaaagctctattcaagcgtggtcgatgccagtactgcctgactggccctcatgctggaggcatataaaaagcatcctctacactcttggagtggttggcgttaggaaggccatccagctgtagaaactttgccagatcagattggagccttgtgcagccttctggcttgccaacctgcagtcaaactgttcaacccatgccatcatggaaagcggacgttaaacgacaatgatgatgatgatcatccttGACCATGTAGAGCTTTGATCAAatgttccatttgtgaccatcctgtcattttgtttgtatatttataacttCTTTGAAGGAGGAAAGGCAAGTGTCCATGACTTTTGAATACTCTCTGGATCTGGTAAACTGATATATGAGAAAAGAATTCAAGAGAAGAAAGGATTGACTGGAATggttataatattttctattagaggtagaaggcctgaaattttgtgggagggagctaCTCAACTACACTGACCCTAGTGCTTAGTTATATCTGGCACACTAATAAAGGTGTGTATAACAATcttgaaagaatttgaactcagaatgtaaaggtggcAAAATGCAGctaatcatttttttcttgcatgctgatgattctgctagcttgccattTTGATGTTACAGTTATAGTAAGGCCTAAACATGGCCCAAATTGTCTCCTGCACTTGCTGAAATAATGAGGACAATATTAGTTGGAGACTGATATCATATCCCACCCCCATCAATCAAATCAGCCACTGTTCTGCAGCTGGTTAAAGGCACATTCTCCTTTTCAGCATTGGATCCCTGTTCTCTAATTTTTTGGTCAAATCTACCcaattttttctttatctgtctcAGTCTCTTTTGTGGAATCcagtctttcattgtttttgtttacctCTGGTTACTTGTCTTTAAGATGTGCTTAACCTAACTCTATTTCAAGGATTTTGTAACATCTGAAataactacataatatatatgaatgcacacatgtctgtggagtgctcagccacttgcacgttaattttacgagcaggctgttccggtgatcttatcaactggaacccttgacgtggtaagcgacagagtgctaaccaatatgaatacaaaattaagaggaatgaccactatatgaatatatagttatAGTTGAAAAGGGGTTAAGAATCCATACAAATCAAAGGTTCTTGGTTAAAAGTAAAAGTGGAAACCACATGGAAGTATGTTGGAAAttcgttttactttttttttctttaatgggACAGgataagtatgtttatatttgttacattgacttttataaaatattaccagTTTCAATCTGTATGCCTTATCTTATCAAATAAGAATTCAAAGTCTAGAAttaggaaataattaaaaattagaaattaaaacagTTCTTTTATTCTGTGCATAGTTAGGCACAAgcatgtgataagaagtttacttcccggccacatggttctggattaactcccattgtgtggcacctgaGTCAAGTaatttctactttagcctcgggctgaccaaagcattgtgagtgcatttggtagacggaaactgaatgaagcccgtcgtatatatatatatatatNNNNNNNNNNNNNNNNNNNNNNNNNNNNNNNNNNNNNNNNNNNNNNNNNNNNNNNNNNNNNNNNNNNNNNNNNNNNNNNNNNNNNNNNNNNNNNNNNNNNNNNNNNNNNNNNNNNNNNNNNNNNNNNNNNNNNNNNNNNNNNNNNNNNNNNNNNNNNNNNNNNNNNNNNNNNNNNNNNNNNNNNNNNNNNNNNNNNNNNNNNNNNNNNNNNNNNNNNNNNNNNNNNNNNNNNNNNNNNNNNNNNNNNNNNNNNNNNNNNNNNNNNNNNNNNNNNNNNNNNNNNNNNNNNNNNNNNNNNNNNNNNNNNNNNNNNNNNNNNNNNNNNNNNNNNNNNNNNNNNNNNNNNNNNNNNNNNNNNNNNNNNNNNNNNNNNNNNNNNNNNNNNNNNNNNNNNNNNNNNNNNNNNNNNNNNNNNNNNNNNNNNNNNNNNNNNNNNNNNNNNNNNNNNNNNNNNNNNNNNNNNNNNNNNNNNNNNNNNNNNNNNNNNNNNNNNNNNNNNNNNNNNNNNNNNNNNNNNNNNNNNNNNNNNNNNNNNNNNNNNNNNNNNNNNNNNNNNatatatatgtatgtgtgtgttggtcattatgtctgtttctctcccaccaccacttgagaactgatgttggtgtgcttatgtcccacATGacctaacagttcggcaaaaaaaaaaaacttgatagattaaataccaggcttaaaaagaaaataaactgtgGGGtcattagttcgactaaaattcctctaGGCGATGTCCCAGCGTTGCCGCAGTCTATCAAcgtctgaaacaagtgaaagaaaagatagttaagaacatgtatatatgtatgcatatggaaaGTCAGGGCCAATAAATTCGGCAGTTTTtgaaagagttacctcccttgacagCGTGCTGTTTGGTTAAATACTTTTGATTTCTTGAGCGATGTGTAATTTTCTTCTCTTAAATCCTAAGTTAAAACCATCTTGGAGTACtgcttaatttttctttcagctATGTTAACCATTCAGTTAAGCTTACACTGGAGCAACGCTCACATTACTAACCATTCTATGTTTATTGTGTCAtcattgctacacacacacacacacacacaaacaccacggccaccaccagtatacccatcatgattacccatctgataagcgtacaccaggcacatgcatcacaaccatatgtgcatgatatggtgatctcatatcaagataaacagtgcatgaccttgcaggtgaggcccagttagaattttcttcaggttgagtaccccatcctgctcaaaaggtctctgaaaaTGGGtagtttaaggatgttgaatgaaacatccatgcTTCCAGAAGTGAGTTATCTAAACTCaaaaaaattcctctcaatacatggctatgatgctaccccactacttttgcttgtgatcagagatgcacatatcgtcagccacttaGAGACATGCTCAACATGTTAAggtgaagcaactgacaagcaaatctgtggtactgagcagaatatttgctgtcgcccatcttttataccaagacaaaacaacgtacatgataacacttccaatcaattaagatcagaagccatgaaagccactgcctggtactccatccgggcaattattattattttttgcttgtgtgtcagtatcatcatcattttaacattaacttttccatgcttgaatgggtcaTATGGAGgttattgtatgtgcatgtatgatgatgattatatatataaatatatatagtaaattcaaacatgaacaagcaagaaaaaatacgaaaaaacAAGAACGgaaggacgtggaataagtacagtgttattagacgctcaagaaaggaaagaggatttcatgtttcgagcagagctcttcatcagaaatatatatatatatatatatatatatatatatatatatatatatcatttaatgtttggcttcgatactggcataggttgaatggtttgataggatctgatgaGCCAGTAGGCTGTATCATGCTTTCCAAATGTttattttggcatagtttctataactggatgtccCATGCCTTCATTTGTGTGCCAGATATAACTAGAAATGGTATCATTTGGCACTAAGTTCACTTTGTACAACATCCTCTTTTCCTGAGCAGAAGCTTCTGTAGTTTTGCTGTCACTTTCTTTGTCCTCTTAGTCACATTTATGACAGAACAACAATAGTATGTCCTTACCAATTATTGTAGTCCTTCAGTCAGGATTTGCAGAATTGGCACCTTCCAACAACCAAGAAGCAGCTTGTCCTGCAAGAGTGCAGAGAGATTACCAGTTATGAAAC
The genomic region above belongs to Octopus bimaculoides isolate UCB-OBI-ISO-001 chromosome 2, ASM119413v2, whole genome shotgun sequence and contains:
- the LOC106876853 gene encoding beta-1,4-galactosyltransferase 7 gives rise to the protein MLCFGKLRRSHIWKFFLICLVVTLGISFCLNLSPLQDGYHDCPCNPSPYGNENKNTIRNFSKQTAYHKLAIIVPFRDRFEELLDFVPYMGHYLNLQKVNHKIFVINQVDNFRFNRAALINVGYLESKSECDYLAMHDVDLLPLNPNLSYAYPSKGPFHVAAPNLHPRYHYPKFVGGILLLTCDDFQKTRGLSNRYWGWGQEDDEFYVRMRKAGLNISRPQNITTGYKTFKHLHDSKKRRRDTSRFFNQHYISSHRDYETGFDTLTYEKVSQYDLSVNGSVAKVINIRLSCDLSKTPWCLQKQDHNLAKPYL